GTTGGGGTTGTTTGTAGGGCGAAAAGGAGCTTGTCTGTCaagaaaaaacagctttaaagaaCACAGTAAAAGGAGAAAACTGAACAACTGGACGAACAACTTCATTGAATCTATTCAGAGCTACTAACACACATATgtggattgtttttatttttcatcccaCACATGAAACTGTTGATTCAGCATGTATAGAAGTTTGTTTGTGCACACTTATCTTCTACAAGAAGTTCTGGAATGCACTTTGTTATTCTGTCATCTGGATGAATAGTATATATCTTTATACTGATCTCAAAAGTTAAAATAACAGGAGAAAGTGCTGTTTTGCTCACACTTCAGGCTTTATTCCCAGTCCCTCTCCTGTGTCCATACTCAGAGTGCCGGCTCCACCTCCGAAGCCGTAGCCTTTTGGCCCGTATTTCTTGCCATAGCACGATTTGCAGTAGATCTCATCCACATGGACGGCCACTGTGGTGCTGTCTAAGTTCTTCTTACAGACcacttaaaacaaagaaaaaaagggggaaacacaaacacattagaaATACAGATATACTTAATAATTATCTGTCTTTACTCTCACAAGCATGTTCAGTAAActcttttaaacacattttttcttcaCAGACGTTTAGCCGTGACATCACCTCAAACTATGcgtgacattttaaagaagcCCACATGTTGTGCGTAGCTGCCTCGGGTAAACCCCTCGCCTGTGCTGGAGGAGGAGTATGAGCACCTTCCTCTGCCAAATAAGGAACTCCAAACCTTTGTCACATGTTTCCACTGGATCCAAATAAGGACTGAGATGTCTGAGCAGAAAACCTGCAGATGCTCACTTTCTTAACCCGGGTGCCAAATACTCTGCATTCCACCCTGGCACTTCATTGTGATTTCCGAGTCGTTTACGCGCCGGGAGTCTGCTGCAGTCGTATAAAGCAGATTACCCGAGAACTTATTTAATACTTACTGCACAGAAAACAGGTTTTATGCCAGCTCTTCCCCTCACACTGCACTTCCTCGGCGAAGTAGACGGTTTTCTGGCAGCAGCCGCACTTGTTTCCTCCTCCGAAAGGCATTCTGTAAGCATGCAGGAGAGCCtgttgtgtacattttttttcattcactgtATGTATAATGTCTCTTCTGGAGAACAGAACAGTGTTGCTCAGCAGACGGAGGCCATCTGCAACACTTAAGGCTAAATACAACAATAGCTATAAAAGGAGAGGTAACAGTTTGCTACAGGCTGCTCTTTCTTTCACTCATCTTGTTTCAGTGGACTGAAGGACTGTTTATCTCTGACTGTAAAATGCAAAGTATCCCTGCTAGCTTTGCTCAGATAGCACCAAACTGTGTTATCACCACACCAGTTTCAgctctgagaagaaaaaaaaaaaaagaaatgtatttttttgttgatgtaaTGAGGGTTGTCATCCGCACAGAAAGTCAGCAATCAACCACATCGCTCTGGAAAAACAGGAAATTccctgcattttattttgtaattaggCGTCCGTTTAATGGTCATGACCTCAGAAGACCCAACACGCTGCCACACACATGATCCGAGTAAAGCCACTCAAACGATCCtctagaaaataataaatgacaaCACAGTTTGGGAATAGTTTTAGTGTAGTTAGGACTATATGAACACTATAAAGTTTTTTCTGTAGTGGCACAGTTTTAGAGGTTGTTTCTAATCTGATGCTTTTCCTGATGTTTGAagcatgaaatgtttttttttaaatcaaaaacaataagagaaaatgtaaagttaGGGATGTATTCAAACTAGCAACACTTTATagagattaaattaaaaataactttctcTACATCTCAATTCTGACATTTATACATTTCCtgcttttattctattttatactttattttaacaaatttcATCGTAGTCAAAAAACAACTTGTCCTACAGTTTacatgttgagatatttaactATGTTTTCTGTATGCTCATAAGTTAAACAAACCTACCTGTAGCGAGGTGAAAGGCTGATCGTCCTctgtggttgtttaatggtttaaGAGATGACTGAGTGGAGGAGAGACACTGGTCGGAtgaggagaggcagagggaggctGAGAGGACACCAGGCTGAACTGAGGGAGGAGTCGGGACACAGacgggagagagggagagagatgtggggaagaagaggaggagaaagatggTGAGAGTATTTTTTGATGAATAGGGAGGGTGGGAGTCTGAAGGGGAAAGAAAGTCGACAACTCCATCTATGAGAAACTTCACAGAACTTCCTGCCAGAAAACAGAATTAAATGTTAGAAGAAACAGATGAATggcaactttttttaataaaggagCTCACCCTGTTGATGTTCAGGGTAATTCTGCACTTTAGCAAACTCAAATGGAAAGAAGAGGTAACTGTTTGGAGGACTTCAGTACCCAAAAGTAAAGTAGCAAAACGTCAATAGATGTACATTTGATTAATCCAGATTTCTCTCTGTTGaacactgactttttaaaacGTTGTTATTATTTGCTCTTAAAGCTCAGATTGCAAACTAAGTTAGTTTTATAAATCACAATGCATTGTGTAGTTTATAGGTGTTCAGGGAGGTAATTTAGGGTTATTGCAAAACAAGTATGGAGCTCCCCGTTTACCCAATTGTGTGCTAAATGGAGCGTTTTGCATCACCTGGCACAACCTCTCTTGCAAATGAGTGGCGCGTGAGTGGGGAGCTTGTGGCGCCGGTAACCCGGAGAGAAGATTACATCGTTCATTTGCACATACCACcaacattgcattttttttcaaccagcTTTGTATCGTCGCAAAGTTTCAGCTGTATTTTGAGGCTGtctacatttatattacatGTACTTCTTTTTATACATTGTCCCCAAACTGTACAAAGGTACATACATTATTTATGCAAGTCCATATACAATCAAAGCTTCTGTCACTTTGAATTCAAAATTCAAAGTTGTGTCAAAACGTagatatatatttgaatatatatgttTGAATTGAAGATTCACTGTctataagtgcaacagactgaTGGAAGTAGTTCTGCCTTCTGGTTCAGCAGAGGCTGTTCTTAAAAAATACCCTATATGGGTTGTAATGGAATTAATTATCACAAAAAAcgtcattattttatttgttcaaacTTACATTTTCGGATCTAATAGAGGTTTGTATGTGAAAGCTGTGGCCTTCTTTAGTGATGAACACACGGATAATTCTCATCCAACTCTgacatcattcattcattttttccccatctGTCTGGTATTCAGCACGTGAAACACATGACTGGAGGGATTGAGGTCAGATGACTGATTTGGCAAGTCGAGAGCATTCCTCCGTTTGCAACCAAATACCAACTTGGTTGCCTTGTACGTCAGTTTGGTATACTTTTCCTGCTGAATTGTCTTAAAATTAGGGActataaagaagaaaaatgcagGCTGCAGGTCTGACACTATTCACCAAATATGGATGTGAACAACCTCAAATAATACTTACAAATGAAAGTACAATATGGCTGCACTGGATTCAAATGGAGTAACATAACGTGAGAATACATAAACATGAAGTAATGTTTTCTTGAGCCAGAAGGCAATCAACCTTTTATTTCCTGATAATAACTGTATTTGTTTGAGTTTCTTGCTCTTAACCACATCTGGCATTTTCTCCTGTCAGCTCCTGCAGTGGATTTGTCTGTAGAGTAGTATGTGTATGAAatactgtttgttattgtgtgttggACATGTGTAGTCCCTGCGGATGCATTTGTGTCTCtgacaaacattaataaaatagaaAGCACGATGAGCAGCAGTGTTATCAACAGCGGACGTCCCATAAATCTGTCCAATATAATAAAGAAGGCCTTACAAGGTGTTTCTGCTGAGAGCTCAGAGGATTACTCACCGTCTCCAGAGACATTCTGGATGAGTTGCCGTGTGACTCGGGGGGGCAATAAGTCAATCAGACGTTTCTATCTCTAGTAATGTTAACTTGACACATATATATCATGTGTCTGTCCTGCTGTAGCTTTGATCAGCTATCAAATATGGACAAATGAAATCTCAGCTAGTGAATCATCATTCGTATACTAGAAAATTAggagtgtgttttctttggatATATATTGAACCATATCATAATATAACTACAATGCATCTTTAACTGGGACATTTTGCATGGACATCCCTGGACGAGTGAGGTTttctatgatttatttatgatttctttTGTCAAAACAGAATCTGTGACGCTCATCGCaatgttcattatgttcattattttcttaataaatcaattagttatttggtcaataaaatgtcaaaaggtGGTGAAAATCAGTTTGTCCCAAAGCCCAAGATGACGTCCTCAAACGTCTTGTTTTTTCCTCAACTCATAGATATTCAGTTTACCGTCGTAGAGGAATAAAgaaaccagcaaatattcacatttcagaagctggaatcagagactttgactttttattaactCAAACCCATTTATGTATAAACAAAATGGTAATTTAAAAGAGGACCTAACTAATCGATTAATCCTTGCAGCTCTAATTGGTGTAAACCTAAAGTAGGAGAATATTTTCTTGTGTGGGCACAGTTGCGTTCAAGAACAtaaaggaaaatacattttagtaaaatgtcCCTCATGTCTAAAgacttttataaaaacatgtgttgtgttttaggaaGGAAACCTCTTGTGTGGGAGATTTTATTTGTAGAGTGAGGTAGACAAAATAATCCGATTGCATTGTAATAATTATGTAAGAAGGTAAATTCTTTGTTTACAAATTGTCTCAACCGGTTTTCAACTGTATTCTTTGGATgatacaaaatgatttattcaatACAAGAattgggagttttttttctattaaaatgagactgtaaaggaaaaatgtatccttcagaaaataagaaaaatcagcatttttttgtctttttttattacactaaAGTAATAAATAGAGTAATTTTGCCACTACAACAGTATTTCTGTGTCTTTATACGTGCAGGCCACAATGAAAACAGTTCATACATGGAGAGCGTTGGTGGCATTTTACCGGTAATCTTTTCCACTGTGACATTCAACAATTGTGCAGGTGGGGGAGGTTAACTGTCTCTCACGCTTTATTTATTAGAGCACAGCACACATGTGACCCCTCTACATTATCAGAGATGGATGGACGGTCAGTGTAACTATGAAGCCATCCTGTTTTATCTTTTCAGCATTTATTCCTTATTGCGTTTCGTCatccagaaaagaaaaaaaaaaagggaaaatggaTGTTAGCGCTTCCAGCCCGGCTGAGATATCTCCTATAAGAGGAGACTGAGGAAAGGTGAAACTGATATGGAGACTAAGGTCGATACGAGAAAGGAAGTAAGAGCCAGAAGAGAGTGATGCTGCTCGGTCTGCCCTCCTCCCTCTCGCCGAGCCCTTTGGGCTCTTCACCCTCATAGGAAGAGACAATGATGAACTCAAGAAGCCTATTTATAGCCTGCATATGGCCAACACTAGCCCTCTGTTTCTGCTCTTTGGACATCCGCCTTGGCTagttgtgcatgtgcatgtgcacatgtgATTAGGCTCAtgacagagagggggaaaaagaggggaagaggaggagaagagtgaCAGAGACTCAGTGGATTTAatccagaggaagaggagaggataagAGGCAGAGCCGAGGCTGGGCTGTGATCCATCCATCAGTACGGAGGAGTGCTGAGTGCTTATTGGAGCCTCATACAGGAATTCAGCtcagtcttcttcttttttttttggttcatttgACCTGACTTGAAGCCAGGACTCCTCCCCTGGTAATGGTCTCCGCTTTGGCAGCATTTTTTCACAGGAGCTTTGCCAAGTTGTCAGGTGAGAaggaagagctggaggaggtgagTTGACTTCATGCTGAGAATGTGTTTAAAAGCAACTAGCTGTCACCATGTCGGTGTATTTAGCTTTCTGCACCGTGGCGTTTAGTGTTGAATCCACTGCAGCTGATGCTTTCTGCTTTGGCTTATGCTGTGTGTGGTATTCCTGCCAGAATAATCTCATGAAGACTGGTTTTGCAAATTCCAAGTGCATGTTTTTGAAGGTGTTTTAACTTTActgtagagctgaaacaattcgTTGATTAAAGGATTGACAGGAGATTAATCGGCATCAAGGCAcaggttccagcttctcaaataatAACATTTGCTTGATTTCTTGACCTTCTTTGATATCAAACCATATATGTTTGGGTGTCAGACTCgaggtcggacaaaacaagacatatgGATATGTGAACTTGGGCTTTGAGAAACTGTGAagggcctttttttaaaaactttttttctgacctttTATGGACCAATCaataaattaagtaaatgaATGTTAACCATCAGTTGCAGCCCTactttgttgtattattatttgaatgttgCGCTATGCGGTAAACAATGACTGAAAGCACACTCATTCAAATAAATGCCCCTTTTCATTAGTCACTAATCTGCCTAATTAATACTTTTTAGCAGTAGAGATCACGTTTCTAGATCCCAAGATGTatgagaaaacaaaggaaagctGCTCAAACACGAGTAGCCAAAAATGATCGTCATTGTATTTCACATAATGTGGTTATTTATTCATCCAATAAACATTATTCGATGCATTTTTAGTGTTGCTTTCTGCTGACTCCTGCTCTGCGGCACTCTCTGTCGCCTGCAATGAGAGGTGAAGAGATGCAGTTTCACAAATTAGTCAGTAGAGGTCATATATGGGCAGAGATTATGTCTGAGTGATGTAGAGACACACCCTGATCCTGATTTCTCTCTCTTGGCGTGTACTTCTCGTTTGTAAGCCGTGCTGCTGGCACTGAAGGTGACGAGGTTCATCACCCGAAGCAGACCGTTCAGAGCGCGTTGGAGTGTGAAGTGCACAGTTAATAAGCAGTGAGCGTAGGGCGAGGGATGAAGCACCCTGCTATCAGTTCAATCCACTCGGGCTGTTTGTACCTGCCTGTGAACACACTCATTCTTTATCTTGGCACCTTTTAATTAACCAGCAATTATATGCGAGAGATGTAATAATGTAGATAGAAAGTCTGCGTTCCTCAAGGTCAGACAGCGTGTGtctactgctgtgtgtgtgtgtgtgtgtgtgtgtgtgtgtgtgtgtgtgtgtgtgtgtgtgtgtgtgtgtgtgcagattaaTTACACATTTCTGTGTCCAGCCAGTGCACATCTTCGACTGTAATCCTCACTTAACTCCTGTCTGTGACTCAACACACAGAATGTAGGGCTCTAATTTCCAAACTGCCTCTGGTCTTTAATCTCTCCGCATGAACTTCAGTCGTCCTGCAGAGTGATGTTTAACTGCAAGCAGATGCAATTTGCTCGAAAATGCGCAAGAGGGGGGAACTACAACATGACCCACCGTCAGATCACCAACCGTCGCCATGTATCTTCCCACCAGCGTGCATGTTGGTTCATTGCTCTCGGCCTACCCTAAAACACCGGTCATGTTCCAACACATGTCCTTGGCCTGCACATATATTTGCAAGTTGATTGTGTGAGTCATTTTGTGCAATATTTGGCCTCACAACACACATGGGGGGTTGTCTTAGTCACAGTTTGTAATACCCACCTCAAAGATGATGTgaaggaaaagtgtgtgtgtgtgtgtgtgaccacatCTCGCTCCcgtcattattattttttccagagctgccACCTCTGAGTCGGCTTCCTTTTGGCCCAGATTCCCACCGAGGGAGTCTCTGCCCTGTAGGCGGCCAGCTACAAACATGCAGTGACAATTCAAATCAAGTCTAGTTCACTGACTCTGGCTGTGACTCAGGACACTGAGCGCCAGGCGGAAAAGATGCATTCGCAACCCGCCAAGCTGTGACagatagaaaaaagagagaggcagagagagagagagagagagagagagacgaggcaGTGCAGAGTGTGAGGCAGTTTCATGGGTGTTTGACCAGGTGTGTGTTTTAGCTCAGTACTTTAGTTCAGAGACACTTGGACTGGAACAACGCCAGGTCCATTTgcaagtcagagagagaaagggagaaagggagagagagcgggagagagtGGCTGCCAGCTAAGTAGTCTGATCTACAGGCACCAACTGCAGCAGAGGATCTGTGGAGGGTATTGTTATGCAAGCAGGAAGGGAGCAGTCCCACTCTGATCCAGGCATCGGACGGAGGTCTGGGATGCTCCGGTCCTCCCGGCTGTTCGAGCTGCAGGCTGCTGTTCGCTGTCCAATCTGGGAATTAGCATATCAGACAGAGCAGCGTTCTGTACTCTGCAGAGTGAGATCATGAGGGGGACGGACTGATGGACACCTGCTCGTCACTCAGCCTCCAATGCACTTGTTAACGAGCCActacgtttttttttgtcaacctCCATTTAGGTAAGTTTGAATTCCTCGTTGAATACTGagaatatattacatttgtCTAGTGAGAAGCATGCAGCTGCACAGTTTGATCTCTAATTAAATggactttaaatcattttattgatcTGAACTTTCCATTCCCTCATAGTAGTGTAGTGTAAAAAGTGTAGTACTACAAATTgcattatactttttttttttttttttttggaagacCTTTAACAATATAATATCCTGTGTTTGACTGATATATTTCTGTCATGTGTGTGGCtgcagtcagagagacagagagagagagagagagagagagagatcagaggGAAGCAGGACACAGTCAGGCTGCTGAACTAATTCCTGCATTGACTTTGCGGTCCCATGCTGGACTTTTATTGTCCGGTCTGTGACTGGTGGGAGTCATGCGCCCAGTAATTATCTGGGGTGTGCTGCTGACTCATaccagggtgtgtgtgtgtgtgtgtgtgtgtgtgtgtgtgtgtgtgtgtgtggctgtgtgtgtgtgtgtgtgtgtgtgtgtgtgtgtgtgtgtgtgtgtgtgtgtgtgtgtgt
This portion of the Anoplopoma fimbria isolate UVic2021 breed Golden Eagle Sablefish chromosome 17, Afim_UVic_2022, whole genome shotgun sequence genome encodes:
- the csrp1b gene encoding cysteine and glycine-rich protein 1b; protein product: MPFGGGNKCGCCQKTVYFAEEVQCEGKSWHKTCFLCMVCKKNLDSTTVAVHVDEIYCKSCYGKKYGPKGYGFGGGAGTLSMDTGEGLGIKPEVQAPFRPTNNPNASKFAQKPGGSDVCPRCEKTVYAAEKIVGGGNSWHKGCFRCAKCGKGLESTTVADRDGEIFCKGCYAKNFGPKGFGFGQGAGALAHSQ